One Spirochaetota bacterium genomic region harbors:
- a CDS encoding mannose-1-phosphate guanylyltransferase: MSENTMKVVPVIMAGGAGTRLWPLSREEKPKQFHDLSGDGTLLEQTIKRLLPLKPESCVIVTARCYENASYGELERIGMKGTVLSEPRPRNTAPAVLYAAIYLSKIYSDCIMIVLPADHYIRNPVEFAAVLRKVVTEAEKGNLATIGIKPLYPETGYGYIKAVPGKGDAFAIESFVEKPDLETAERYFAEGTYYWNSGIYAWKTSVIMDEFKHLLPRHYEAFAPLGALGAGVVDSSRGDAWAVKERIFGSIESISIDYGIMEKARKRVVVPGDFGWGDLGSWNSIDDILRPDGEGNRSPSGKRAIFVGARDCSVFAETKRIAVVGLSNVVVVQSGNDILVMEKNASQRVREVVDIVRGLDSGKKS; the protein is encoded by the coding sequence ATGAGCGAAAATACCATGAAGGTCGTCCCTGTGATCATGGCGGGAGGGGCCGGAACGCGGTTGTGGCCCCTCAGCAGGGAGGAAAAACCCAAGCAGTTTCACGACCTATCGGGGGACGGTACGCTCCTCGAGCAGACCATAAAGCGCCTTCTGCCGCTCAAGCCCGAGTCCTGCGTCATCGTTACGGCCCGGTGCTACGAGAACGCCTCTTACGGCGAGCTCGAAAGGATCGGCATGAAGGGTACGGTGCTCTCCGAACCCAGACCGCGCAACACCGCGCCCGCCGTCCTCTACGCCGCCATATATCTGTCAAAAATTTACAGTGACTGCATCATGATCGTGCTCCCCGCCGATCATTATATCAGAAACCCGGTTGAATTCGCCGCCGTATTAAGGAAAGTCGTTACGGAAGCGGAAAAGGGAAACCTGGCGACCATCGGCATCAAACCGCTCTATCCAGAGACCGGCTACGGCTATATCAAGGCCGTGCCCGGCAAAGGCGATGCCTTCGCCATCGAAAGCTTCGTGGAAAAGCCCGACCTCGAAACGGCGGAGCGCTATTTTGCTGAAGGGACCTATTACTGGAACAGCGGCATATACGCGTGGAAGACCTCGGTTATAATGGATGAATTCAAGCATCTGCTGCCGCGCCATTACGAGGCCTTCGCTCCGCTGGGCGCTCTCGGCGCGGGCGTGGTTGACTCCAGCCGGGGCGACGCCTGGGCGGTCAAGGAGCGCATATTCGGTTCCATTGAGTCTATTTCAATCGACTACGGCATCATGGAGAAGGCGCGCAAGCGCGTGGTGGTACCAGGCGATTTCGGCTGGGGCGACCTCGGAAGCTGGAACTCCATCGACGACATCCTGCGGCCGGACGGTGAGGGCAACCGCAGCCCCTCCGGCAAGCGGGCGATCTTTGTCGGCGCCCGCGATTGCTCGGTTTTCGCCGAGACAAAGCGTATTGCCGTTGTCGGCCTGTCGAACGTCGTGGTGGTACAGTCCGGCAACGACATTCTCGTGATGGAGAAGAACGCCTCCCAGCGCGTGCGCGAGGTGGTCGATATCGTCAGGGGACTCGATTCAGGCAAGAAGTCTTAG
- a CDS encoding transglycosylase SLT domain-containing protein yields MKVSKVLIMLSLFALCCMRGEGEASRLPEIGFYSSPETAIQSLEKEGIGYREHFMLGVAYKKKKNYKKALFHFSNGCFSRERDYRLRLFAHPVYAFVKSYNIKSEYYADAVAEIADIFFLYREFDHVTKFVDLLKNDGSAMYRDALLLKSRALSELGRDDEALRTVEDLLKSYRDPESRAVAMIRRASLREKGNDFDGAVKDYAGVIVLDESSWQSAIAAGRLVDIKGRLENPPSDETLVTLSGALCRHKRHDEALPILKNLAAESKDDAIRMRSIRLLARAYAGLNRIKEAEALVRAFDPAKQVEIRLAAADELWSGNKKGAAVEIYRTIATDAPKETAKHALRRIAVFTSDNRSAGFEKNLLDFKERYPDDAFAEYCLWTLGREALKKKDSKAAEEYYTEALGKYPDGENADRMKFWLLRFNEDSGKKDEAERLFRDLVANNPDSTLTWALMERKAGGYRAEALAADFGRALAEGRRAEYLFCHAMLFLMEKDIKKRNARLEKIPSDEKKSWEILERDIGKPQFSSRYSSTMKAFDRYFAVGHVGGINRELSLLNGEPDAQEDRSVALAYFGERYGHYYFSLFSTLEIMRARKLRENISLMPESLLKRLLPTPFNECVEESAKTFKVDSNAVYAVMKAESLFHPRAMSSAGAVGLMQIMPATARGIARWLGVPEYDLKDPCTSIRFGTRYIAGLLSMFNGNFDLVVAGYNAGAGNVQKWRARMPGEDPDYFTEFIPFGETRYYVVRTRKFLIQYGIINQRR; encoded by the coding sequence ATGAAGGTGAGTAAAGTCTTGATCATGCTGTCACTCTTCGCACTGTGCTGCATGAGAGGGGAAGGCGAGGCGAGCAGGCTGCCGGAGATTGGTTTCTATTCTTCCCCGGAAACCGCGATACAGTCCCTCGAGAAGGAGGGAATCGGCTACCGGGAACATTTCATGCTCGGCGTAGCCTACAAGAAGAAGAAAAACTACAAAAAGGCCCTGTTTCATTTCAGCAACGGCTGTTTTTCCCGAGAGCGGGACTACCGGTTGCGCCTCTTCGCGCACCCGGTATACGCCTTCGTAAAATCGTATAACATTAAATCTGAATACTATGCCGACGCGGTGGCGGAGATAGCCGATATCTTTTTCCTGTACCGGGAATTCGACCATGTGACGAAATTCGTTGACCTGCTTAAAAACGATGGAAGCGCCATGTACCGCGACGCCCTGCTTCTGAAGTCGCGTGCTCTCTCCGAGCTTGGCCGCGACGACGAGGCACTCCGGACGGTCGAGGACCTTCTTAAATCATACCGGGACCCCGAATCGCGCGCCGTGGCCATGATACGGAGAGCGTCACTTCGCGAGAAGGGTAACGATTTCGACGGAGCGGTGAAGGACTATGCCGGGGTGATTGTGCTGGACGAATCGAGTTGGCAGTCGGCGATCGCCGCGGGAAGGCTCGTTGATATCAAGGGGCGGCTGGAGAACCCGCCCTCCGACGAAACCCTCGTGACGCTCTCCGGGGCGCTGTGCCGCCACAAACGGCATGATGAGGCTCTTCCAATACTGAAAAACCTCGCAGCGGAATCGAAGGACGACGCGATACGCATGCGTTCAATACGCCTTCTGGCCCGCGCCTATGCCGGCTTGAACAGGATTAAGGAAGCGGAGGCCCTTGTGCGGGCTTTTGACCCGGCGAAACAGGTTGAAATTCGTCTCGCCGCCGCAGACGAGCTATGGAGCGGAAACAAAAAGGGCGCCGCCGTCGAAATATACCGTACAATTGCAACTGACGCGCCGAAAGAGACGGCAAAACACGCCCTGCGGCGAATCGCGGTCTTTACATCGGATAATCGTTCGGCGGGATTCGAAAAGAACCTGCTGGATTTCAAGGAGCGATATCCGGACGACGCGTTCGCCGAATACTGCCTGTGGACGCTTGGAAGGGAGGCGCTTAAAAAAAAGGATAGCAAGGCCGCGGAGGAATATTATACGGAGGCGCTCGGGAAATATCCCGACGGCGAGAACGCGGACCGCATGAAGTTCTGGCTGCTCCGGTTCAACGAAGACAGCGGTAAAAAGGACGAGGCGGAGCGTCTGTTTCGTGACCTCGTGGCGAACAATCCCGATTCGACGCTTACCTGGGCGCTGATGGAACGTAAGGCGGGAGGGTACCGGGCCGAGGCGCTCGCCGCCGACTTCGGCCGGGCGCTGGCGGAAGGCAGGCGCGCCGAGTATCTCTTCTGCCACGCGATGCTTTTTCTCATGGAAAAAGACATAAAGAAGCGAAATGCGCGCCTCGAGAAAATACCCTCGGACGAGAAAAAATCATGGGAAATCCTCGAGCGTGACATCGGAAAGCCGCAATTCAGTTCACGATACTCGAGCACTATGAAGGCCTTCGATCGATATTTCGCCGTTGGCCACGTTGGCGGGATAAACAGGGAGCTTTCGCTGCTCAACGGCGAACCCGACGCCCAGGAGGATAGATCCGTCGCTCTCGCGTATTTCGGCGAACGGTATGGTCATTATTATTTTTCACTGTTCAGCACGCTCGAGATCATGCGCGCGCGAAAATTGCGGGAAAACATCTCCCTGATGCCCGAGTCCCTGCTGAAGCGCCTCCTCCCGACTCCATTTAATGAGTGCGTGGAAGAATCGGCGAAAACGTTCAAGGTCGACTCCAATGCCGTCTATGCCGTCATGAAGGCGGAGTCGCTCTTCCATCCAAGGGCGATGTCCTCCGCCGGCGCGGTGGGGCTTATGCAGATCATGCCGGCGACGGCCCGGGGGATTGCGCGCTGGCTCGGTGTTCCCGAGTACGACCTTAAAGACCCCTGCACGTCCATACGCTTCGGGACACGATATATCGCCGGCCTGCTTTCCATGTTCAATGGTAACTTCGACTTGGTTGTCGCAGGGTACAACGCGGGAGCGGGAAATGTGCAGAAATGGCGGGCCAGAATGCCGGGAGAAGACCCTGATTATTTTACGGAATTCATTCCATTCGGCGAGACGCGCTATTACGTGGTGCGGACCAGAAAGTTCCTCATTCAGTATGGAATCATAAACCAGCGGCGGTGA
- a CDS encoding FecR family protein: MKRILIFTLIILAGSLPAAAQQNIGRIVSIVGDVDITTVTGGVKFVPQIGVTITDDHRIRTGNRSYAELLLNDGSKLFVREVTVLNLSGLKMAETDPPTRIQVVTGKLRITMKKTFRSRSLVLRTPTAVAGVRGTDFGVVVGRQETKLVVFEGQVEVASSNKDVIKAWVVKEREEVSVKKDVPPTAPRVVPGEILKSWFDYYDIDERSRIIIRNKRDEGFLDGVLRKKDF, from the coding sequence ATGAAAAGAATACTCATTTTCACGCTGATTATACTGGCCGGTTCCTTACCGGCGGCGGCACAGCAAAACATAGGAAGGATCGTCTCGATAGTGGGCGATGTCGATATCACCACCGTAACCGGGGGCGTAAAGTTCGTCCCGCAGATAGGGGTGACGATCACCGATGACCACCGGATTCGTACCGGTAACCGCTCGTATGCCGAGCTCCTCCTCAACGACGGAAGCAAGCTTTTCGTACGCGAGGTGACGGTGCTCAACCTGTCCGGTCTCAAGATGGCCGAAACCGATCCGCCCACGCGCATACAGGTGGTCACCGGCAAGCTCCGTATCACCATGAAGAAGACGTTCAGGAGCCGCTCGCTCGTGCTCAGGACCCCGACGGCGGTGGCCGGCGTAAGGGGAACGGACTTCGGCGTGGTTGTGGGCCGTCAGGAGACGAAGCTCGTCGTTTTCGAGGGACAGGTGGAGGTGGCGAGCTCGAATAAGGACGTCATAAAGGCCTGGGTGGTCAAGGAACGGGAAGAGGTGAGCGTTAAGAAGGATGTCCCTCCAACCGCTCCGCGGGTGGTTCCCGGTGAAATATTGAAGTCCTGGTTTGATTATTATGATATCGATGAGCGCAGCAGGATCATCATCCGGAACAAGCGGGACGAGGGGTTCCTTGACGGTGTTTTGAGAAAAAAGGATTTTTGA
- a CDS encoding HEAT repeat domain-containing protein, translated as MIRAFAAATLFLAFFLHTGCGSGGTQLKKDDRQKIRETAARCESASWQVRQSAVKDLASYQVREAEEILIRALDDSHTLVRVEALRGLENTDNKKARRRIRALAEYEQNNSVRWQAIRVLRGFRDARDAVVFAKGLSSDDWLLREESIKGLLSIEDFAIKYVSVPYVLQALADPSMNVRVAAIENLSVQDERIYRALAAMLDDEAITKHTLLRALLKGLNGYKLDGLTMKRVTALLVHQNAEIRVLSLRLLKRDRELKKNDD; from the coding sequence ATGATTCGAGCCTTTGCCGCTGCGACGCTCTTCCTGGCGTTTTTTCTTCATACCGGTTGCGGGAGCGGCGGAACCCAGCTGAAGAAAGACGACCGGCAGAAAATACGCGAGACGGCCGCGCGCTGCGAAAGCGCGAGCTGGCAGGTGCGGCAAAGCGCGGTGAAGGATCTGGCGTCCTACCAGGTCCGTGAGGCGGAGGAGATCCTTATAAGGGCTCTCGACGACAGCCACACCCTGGTGAGGGTTGAAGCGCTGAGGGGCCTCGAAAATACGGATAATAAAAAGGCGCGCCGGCGGATACGTGCGCTCGCCGAGTACGAGCAGAACAATAGCGTACGCTGGCAGGCGATAAGGGTTTTACGGGGGTTTCGTGACGCGAGAGACGCGGTCGTGTTCGCGAAAGGGCTTTCGAGCGACGACTGGCTCCTCCGCGAGGAAAGCATTAAGGGACTTCTCTCAATAGAGGACTTCGCCATCAAGTATGTCTCGGTGCCCTACGTGCTTCAGGCGCTGGCAGACCCCAGCATGAACGTGAGGGTGGCGGCCATTGAGAATCTTTCGGTGCAGGATGAGCGGATTTACAGGGCCCTTGCCGCGATGCTCGATGATGAAGCGATAACGAAGCACACGCTGCTGAGGGCCCTGCTGAAGGGCCTTAACGGATATAAGCTCGACGGACTCACCATGAAACGGGTGACTGCGCTACTCGTACACCAGAACGCGGAGATACGAGTCCTCT